One Spinacia oleracea cultivar Varoflay chromosome 4, BTI_SOV_V1, whole genome shotgun sequence DNA segment encodes these proteins:
- the LOC110799195 gene encoding uncharacterized protein has product MGENNKKKKKRGGAKRRMTAEQTLALKSVNEWVCLAQQSGNNNGDEDMGKGDDFLPETMRRAQVCEKVVFDLHSHSICSDGYLSPSALVEKAHQNGVKVLALTDHDTMSGIPEALEAACRFGIKIIPGVEISTVFSTRDSEFEEPVHILAYYSSCGPERFDEFDQFLTNIRDGRYVRAKNMLSKLNQLKKPVKWEHVIKIAGNGVAPGRLHVARALLEAGHVEDLKQAFDRYLYDGGPAYSKGSEPASEEAVQMICKTGGIAVLAHPWAFKNALPVVSRLKQAGLHGIEVYRSDGKLSVYNDLADAYGLLKMGGSDYHGRGGRFESSLGSVSLPVLAAHDFLKIARPIWRDAIRNILEQYIEDPSELNLNHITRFGIKRISTSNRAKDVINNYLRLWLTREEVQHADFEATMLKLCDIAVN; this is encoded by the exons ATGGGCGAAAATaacaaaaagaagaagaagagaggaGGTGCTAAACGAAGAATGACTGCTGAACAAACCTTGGCCTTGAAATCTGTAAATGAATGGGTGTGTTTGGCGCAACAATCTGGTAATAATAATGGTGATGAAGATATGGGAAAAGGGGATGATTTTCTACCAGAAACGATGCGTAGAGCTCAAGTCTGTGAGAAAGTTGTGTTTGATTTGCATTCTCATTCTATTTGTAGTGATGGCTATTTATCCCCTTCTGCTCTTGTTGAGAAAGCTCATCAAAATGGG GTGAAAGTTCTTGCTCTGACTGATCATGATACAATGTCTGGTATCCCTGAGGCCTTGGAAGCTGCCTGTAGATTTGGTATCAAGATTATTCCAGGTGTTGAGATCAGTACTGTTTTCTCTACAAG AGATTCTGAATTTGAAGAACCAGTTCACATCCTTGCGTATTATAGCAGCTGTGGACCAGAAAGATTTGACGAGTTTGATCAATTTTTGACCAACATAAGGGATGGACGTTATGTTCGTGCGAAAAATATGCTCTCAAAACTTAATCAACTCAAAAAACCTGTGAAGTGGGAACATGTCATTAAAATTGCAGGCAATGGAGTTGCTCCTGGGAGACTGCATGTAGCTCGTGCTTTGTTGGAAGCTGGCCATGTTGAGGATCTTAAACAAGCATTTGACCGATATCTTTATGACGGAGGACCTGCTTATTCTAA GGGAAGTGAGCCTGCTTCTGAAGAAGCTGTACAAATGATATGTAAAACTGGGGGAATAGCTGTTTTGGCACATCCATGGGCATTCAAAAATGCACTTCCAGTAGTCAGCAGATTAAAACAGGCAGGTCTGCATGGAATAGAAGTTTATAGAAGTGATGGTAAACTTTCAG TGTACAATGACCTTGCCGATGCTTATGGCCTTTTAAAGATGGGAGGTTCAGATTATCACGGAAGAGGTGGACGTTTTGAATCTTCTCTTGGAAGTGTTAGCCTTCCTGTGTTGGCTGCCCATGATTTTCTGAAGATAGCTCGACCAATTTGGCGTGATGCCATAAGAAATATTTTGGAGCAATATATTGAAGACCCTTCTGAGCTAAATCTTAATCATATCACCAGATTTGGAATTAAAAGGATTTCTACCAGTAATCGTGCCAAAGATGTAATTAACAATTACTTGCGCCTGTGGCTGACTAGAGAAGAGGTGCAGCATGCAGATTTTGAAGCCACCATGTTAAAGCTTTGTGATATTGCAGTAAACTGA